TTTCTGTATCTGTCATTGATTCTTCAAGCGTCAACGGTTTATGAACAATCGAAAAACAACCTGCAAAACGATCCCTCAATATGTCCATGTCATCACTAAGTGCACCTGATATCAGCACTGCGGGCACGTGATGCCGTGCTGCAAGTTCACCTACATATCCGGGTGCTTTCCCGTACAATGTTTGTCTGTCACTTTGCCCTTCCCCTGTCAAAACAAGATCAGCATGCCGAATCGCTTCTTCTAATTGAATATAATCGGCAATCAGTTTTGCGCCGGGTTTCAAATCTGCACCGAGTGCCAACAGAGCAAAACCAAGTCCACCGGCCGCCCCGGCGCCAGCTTGATGCATAAATGATCCTTTAAATGTTTTTTCGATCATTTGCCCAAAGCTGGCTAGTCCCTTATCATACAGAGTTATTTGTTTAGGGGTGGCACCTTTTTGAGGACCATACACAGCAGTTGCGCCATTGTCACCGCATAACGGGTTATCGACATCGTTGGCAACTTTCAGGTTGACATTGGCAAGTCTGCCATCCATCTGAGTATTGTTAATGGCGTCAACACAAAGCATATCTTTGCCAAATAGGCCGCATAGGTTTCCAGCTTGATCAAATCCCTTAAGACCAAGAGCCTGCAACATCCCAAACCCACCATCATTTACAGCACTGCCGCCGAGCCCGAGAATAATGGTGGAACACCCTCGATCAATTGCGTTTAACATCATTTCACCTATGCCAAACGACGTTGTATAATCTGGATTACGCAACTTCTCTGGTACTTGTGTCAGGCCGGCAACTTTCGCACATTCAATGACAGCAGTTTGGGCCTCAACAAGGGCATATGACGTCTGAATAGGTTCCCCAAGCGGTCCAGTGCACGTTAAAGGGATCTCAGTTCCTTCCTTTGCAGTGCTTATCGCTTCCAGCGTCCCTTCACCACCGTCTGCCATCGGCTTTAGTGACACATAAGCACTCTTAGTAACTTCCAGAACCGCTTGCTTCATCACTTCTGCGGCTTGGGTAGCTGTTAGACTTCCTTTAAAGGAATCAGGCGCAACAACAATGTTCATGCAGATAAGCTCCTTTGTTCATTTTTACCTCATTATATCGTCCACATATCCCTTACCACAGCAACTAGTTTCCATTTTCCACTATCATCCTTTTCATACACAAGAATGATACTGGACCAGTCAATACCGGCGTATTCCTCTGAACCGCCATCATAGTACTCAATGATCTTGGAATCCGGAAATGTTTCTTTCACGTTATTTACCGTGTTGCCGCGGTGCTGCGGATCATCAATTAGCACTTCATCAGGATCATTCAAGTACTTGCTGACGTCGAGGAATTCATCGAAATAGGCTTTAGGCGTCAATTCTATCGGTTTTCCGCTTCCGTCATAGTGTCCCCACAGCCGCTGATCCGGTTCCTGCATGAGATCTGACAGTTCATCCTTACTGACATTAACTGCATTTTCCTCAACATAAACATAAGGAGAAAAGAGAACACCTTTGTCAGGATGAGCCATCTCTGCAATGGACTTCATATCGCGTTGCTTAATAGCTTGCAAAATCTCGTCGGACGCCTCACGTATATCAAATGATTCTTCCAGACTCTCAGAATCAAGACCAGAAACAACCCATTGATCTTTTCGCTGTTGTACGTAATAGGTCATATAACGGTGTCCGCCATACTCATCGTTACGCTCCTGTCCGATCGTGTATTTCCCATCTCCTGTCTGTTCAAGTTGGAATGCCTGATCGGGATCCAGCCAAGTCGGCGCACCTGCTCCGATTAAATAGACTTGGCCATCCCTTTCCTCAATATAGGCATCTGTTATTTCTTGGGCAAGTTTCTCAGTCATTATTTTCATGAAGTGGGTTTTAACATCTTGTTTGGAATCAAATTGTTCGAGTTCGCCATTTTGTCCCGTAGTGTCACGCAAATCCATGAGAGAAGCTTTAAAATGCTCCATTAAGGATTTTGCTTTTTGTTTGTCCATCGTCATTGGCAGTTCTACAGTGTCATTGGTTTCTGTATCTTTAGACTCGGTATCCGCTTCTTTTGTATCATTTGTTTGCTGCTCTGGCTCTGATTTATCCTCCAGAATGGTTTCTGATTTTTCCTGAGACTGACTGCTGGTTGTATCTTTATTTTCATCAAGCAAATAAAAACCGCCCAGCAACCCAAATAACATGAGTGCAGCAACACTTGCAGCCCATGCAGTTATATGCTTAATGCGGCCCTTTCTGGTTGGTGAGTTAGCGCCCGCCCGTGTTCGGGAGTGTTGTGCCTGCATTAACTGATCATGAATCTGCTTTTTCTTCTCGGAGCTTAAACGATGCTTCGGGAAGTTTTTAAGCTGCTTTTCAATATCCCGCTGTTTTCGCATCCTGCCCATCTCCTTTTTCACTCATTTGCTTTTGCAAAGCTTTAATAGCTCTGTGATAGGTTGTTTTCACTTTTGACTCCTTCCAGCCGAGAATAGCGGCTGATTCAGCTATACTGCACTCATTAATCGCACGCATCATCACGACATCCCTGTAACTCGTTTTCAGCCGATTGATGGCTTCATAAAGTGCTTGTTTTGTTTCATCCGATAAAAGCTGCTCTTCAGGTGTACGTCTTTCAGCAGCTGCACGTCCGTCATCGTATTCGACAGCCTCATCCAGCCCGCGTCTTTTTTTCTTTCGGGACTCATCAATCGCCACACGTCTGGCGATTGTGAACAGCCACGTCTTCGGACTGGATTCATTTTTAAAGTTAGACATCCCGCGTCCTGCTTTAATAAATACCTCTTGTACGAGATCTTCCACATCCCTCGAACCGGCATAATAAACCAGAAAATGATAAACATCATCACTATAAAGCTCAAACCATTCTGATAAAGTTTGTTGATAGTCCATATATGGTTCCTCCAATATTGGATTCATGCATTAGACGTTCTTTTACATTAAAAGTAACAATTCAATTAAAAATCTTTCACTTTAATATACTGGTAACTGTATTTAACTATACTTTTACTGGCTCAGCAAGGCCTGTCTTAACCTGTAAAACCTACATTTGCAGGTGAAGTTAAGACATAAATAAGGTATACTTAATTCAGGTTCTATCTACAGCGATTTGAAGACGGTCTTCAAACGTTTCAGCCTTTAAATGATCATTTACTGGGGGAATGAAAGTGGGAAATACTAAACATACCGGGCCTATAAAACTATCGAAGAAACCGGATCCAAGTCTTTGGGCAAGTAAAATACCTTTTGGCCTCGGAAAAATTAAGCCGCACCATATTCGTGATACGATGAAAGTTGTCTGGGAAAATAAAGATAATCTGCCTTATGCTACACGGATTTTGACAAAAGGCGTATGTGACGGGTGTGCGCTCGGTGTTGCCGGATTGCAAGACCAAACACTGGCAGGGCCGCACTTATGTACAACACGTCTTAATGTTCTTCGGTTGAACACGATGAGCGCCATCAAACCTGATATTTTGCACAAAGACATCGATGAACTCAGAAAAATGGACAGTACAGAACTGCGTAAATTGGGTCGCATCCCCTATCCACTGATTCGCAAGCCAGGTGATCGCCAGTTTAGTCGCCTGTCATGGGATGACGCACTTGATTTAATAGCTGATAAAATGAAAGCGGTTCAGCCGAAGCAGTCAGCTTTTTATCTGACTTCACGCGGTATTACGAATGAATCTTATTATACCGCAGCAAAAGTGGCGCGTTTTCTCGGTACCAACAACATTGACAATGCATCACGCATTTGTCACTCCCCGTCGAAAACAGCACTGAGCCGTTCACTCGGGATTGGAGCGTCAAGCTGTAACTACAAAGACTGGATCGGCACCGATGTCCTCGTATTTTGGGGGTCTGTTGCTGCCAACAACCAACCCGTATCGACAAAATACATGTACGCCGCCAAACGAAAAGGCACAAAAATTATTATTATCAACCCTTACCATGAACCTGCCATGGATACATATTGGGTTCCATCAATTGCTGAATCCGCATTGTTCGGAACTAAAATTGCTGATGACGTGTACCAGGTTAACATTGGTGGTGACATCGCGTTCATGCACGGTATTATGAAGCATTGGTTTGAGATGGAAGAACAATCCCCTGGATCCGCTGTTGATCATGCTTTCGTTCAAGAACATGTGAACAATTACGATGAGCTTAAGAACAAAGTTGCAGCATATGACTGGGAACAGCTTGAACAATCTTCAGGCCTTTCCAAAGAGAGGATGATTGAGTTGGCGGAGCTTCTTGCCAAATCAAAATCTGCCGTTTTCGTCTGGTCGATGGGACTTACACAACATCGATTCGGTACAGATAACGTCTCTCAAGTAGCAAACCTGGCACTTTTACGCGGGTTTATTGGACGTGAGCACTGTGGCGTTATGCCGATCAGAGGACATTCCGGTGTCCAGGGTTCAGGTGAAATGGGAGCTGACCCGTTTGTTTTGCCGGGCGGTGATATGAATGAAACGAACCAAAAGCGAATTGGGGACTTGTGGGGTTTTGATATTCCTGAATGGCAAGGAGATATTGTCGGTGTGTCACTAGAAAATGCGGTGCTCCCTGAGGATCATGAACGAAAACTCAAACTTTACTATATGTCAGGCGGAAACTTTCTGGAAACAATGCCTGACCCAGATTTCGTGAAAGAATGTCTCGAAAATGTCGATATCAGGGTTCATCAGGATATCATTTTTAACACATCAACATTTGTTGATGCCAAGGAAGCGGTCATCGTTCTGCCTGCCATGACCCGTTATGAGCAGCCCGGTGGCGGAACATCCACTTCCACAGAACGAATGGTTTACTTTTCACCGGAAATCAAAGGGCCTCGAATCGAGGAAGCACGGTCTGAATGGGAAATTTATGTTGATCTCGCTAAACGTGTCAAACCGGACCAAGCCAGTTTGATTGATTTTAAACATGCTGATGAAATCCGTGAAGAAATAGCAAAAGCGAACCCGAACTATGACGGCATTCAGCATCTGAAAGAAAGTGGTGATGTCTTTCAATGGGGTGGTGCTTGGCTTTGCGAAGGCGGGAGCTGTCCAACTCCCGATGGGAAAGGCAACTTAATTCCGGTGGAAATACCGGAACTGCGTAAACCTGAAGGACACTTTTACGTTACCACGAGGCGCGGCAAGCAATTCAATTCTATGATTTACAGTGAAACAGATCCATTTAA
This sequence is a window from Lentibacillus sp. JNUCC-1. Protein-coding genes within it:
- a CDS encoding glycerate kinase; amino-acid sequence: MNIVVAPDSFKGSLTATQAAEVMKQAVLEVTKSAYVSLKPMADGGEGTLEAISTAKEGTEIPLTCTGPLGEPIQTSYALVEAQTAVIECAKVAGLTQVPEKLRNPDYTTSFGIGEMMLNAIDRGCSTIILGLGGSAVNDGGFGMLQALGLKGFDQAGNLCGLFGKDMLCVDAINNTQMDGRLANVNLKVANDVDNPLCGDNGATAVYGPQKGATPKQITLYDKGLASFGQMIEKTFKGSFMHQAGAGAAGGLGFALLALGADLKPGAKLIADYIQLEEAIRHADLVLTGEGQSDRQTLYGKAPGYVGELAARHHVPAVLISGALSDDMDILRDRFAGCFSIVHKPLTLEESMTDTEKLLFNQTVQVMQLWQSARKSNICY
- a CDS encoding RNA polymerase sigma factor; the encoded protein is MDYQQTLSEWFELYSDDVYHFLVYYAGSRDVEDLVQEVFIKAGRGMSNFKNESSPKTWLFTIARRVAIDESRKKKRRGLDEAVEYDDGRAAAERRTPEEQLLSDETKQALYEAINRLKTSYRDVVMMRAINECSIAESAAILGWKESKVKTTYHRAIKALQKQMSEKGDGQDAKTAGY
- a CDS encoding FdhF/YdeP family oxidoreductase → MGNTKHTGPIKLSKKPDPSLWASKIPFGLGKIKPHHIRDTMKVVWENKDNLPYATRILTKGVCDGCALGVAGLQDQTLAGPHLCTTRLNVLRLNTMSAIKPDILHKDIDELRKMDSTELRKLGRIPYPLIRKPGDRQFSRLSWDDALDLIADKMKAVQPKQSAFYLTSRGITNESYYTAAKVARFLGTNNIDNASRICHSPSKTALSRSLGIGASSCNYKDWIGTDVLVFWGSVAANNQPVSTKYMYAAKRKGTKIIIINPYHEPAMDTYWVPSIAESALFGTKIADDVYQVNIGGDIAFMHGIMKHWFEMEEQSPGSAVDHAFVQEHVNNYDELKNKVAAYDWEQLEQSSGLSKERMIELAELLAKSKSAVFVWSMGLTQHRFGTDNVSQVANLALLRGFIGREHCGVMPIRGHSGVQGSGEMGADPFVLPGGDMNETNQKRIGDLWGFDIPEWQGDIVGVSLENAVLPEDHERKLKLYYMSGGNFLETMPDPDFVKECLENVDIRVHQDIIFNTSTFVDAKEAVIVLPAMTRYEQPGGGTSTSTERMVYFSPEIKGPRIEEARSEWEIYVDLAKRVKPDQASLIDFKHADEIREEIAKANPNYDGIQHLKESGDVFQWGGAWLCEGGSCPTPDGKGNLIPVEIPELRKPEGHFYVTTRRGKQFNSMIYSETDPFNDADRYDILMNEEDGTELGVKEGDAIVAYNAYGSMTGRAKFVEVKQGNIEVHWPEGNVLIEKGIYESFAGIPEYNVSAIVEKAETYYAHKDTKYVEKRVEELEMDIS